One segment of Channa argus isolate prfri chromosome 17, Channa argus male v1.0, whole genome shotgun sequence DNA contains the following:
- the si:dkey-261l7.2 gene encoding uncharacterized protein si:dkey-261l7.2, whose translation MPQLTGTAVLQLALLLSAVPAQYFISRWSGSTAAQRYHAATRFLRIWKEWRRSYLNGSAWADWANEQMSKVKSLVGLGQEEQMEPPPFETMLFDNDQGFFGASKAVRSPRPPFVFLRVGEVVLERKGHMVGVVVSWDPEMRAPPEWVDQVYSNSEGIKAERTPHYKVLFSGPGTSSLFVAYLPQTQLERITGLQPEIPTLESYFTHFDGERFVMQPWLREIFPED comes from the exons ATGCCTCAGCTCACCGGCACCGCGGTGCTGCAGCTCGCGCTGCTGCTCTCCGCTGTGCCTGCGCAGTACTTCATCTCCCGGTGGAGCGGCTCCACGGCGGCGCAGCGGTACCACGCGGCCACACG ATTTCTTAGAATTTGGAAAGAGTGGAGAAGATCATACCTCAATGGATCTGCATGGGCTGACTGGGCAAACGAGCAGATGTCCAAAGTCAA GTCTCTGGTCGGCTTGGGACAGGAGGAGCAAATGGAACCACCACCGTTTGAGACCATGCTTTTTGATAATGACCAGGGTTTCTTTGGAG CTTCAAAGGCAGTGCGTAGCCCTCGTCCTCCGTTCGTGTTTCTGCGGGTCGGGGAGGTGGTGCTGGAGAGGAAAGGACACATGGTTGGGGTGGTGGTGAGCTGGGACCCTGAAATGCGAGCCCCTCCAGAGTGGGTTGACCAGGTGTATTCCAACTCTGAG GGCATCAAAGCTGAGCGGACGCCTCATTACAAGGTACTCTTCAGTGGGCCGGGGACCTCCTCTCTGTTTGTCGCATACTTGCCTCAGACACAACTTGAACGAATCACTGGCTTGCAG CCAGAAATTCCCACCTTGGAGAGTTACTTCACACATTTTGATGGGGAGCGGTTCGTCATGCAGCCCTGGCTCAGAGAGATCTTCCCTGAAGACTGA